In a genomic window of Acidobacteriota bacterium:
- a CDS encoding DUF2905 domain-containing protein, with amino-acid sequence MLILIGSIIILFGLILLLFGKIPYLGKLPGDILIKKGNFTIYFP; translated from the coding sequence ATGCTGATACTCATTGGTAGCATCATCATTCTCTTTGGACTCATCCTGCTTCTCTTCGGAAAGATACCATATCTCGGCAAACTCCCAGGAGATATTCTCATCAAAAAAGGGAACTTCACCATCTACTTCCC